The proteins below are encoded in one region of Bombus vancouverensis nearcticus chromosome 8, iyBomVanc1_principal, whole genome shotgun sequence:
- the LOC117159641 gene encoding uncharacterized protein LOC117159641 isoform X1, with product MILDDFRIPTRYGSMNSPRNGVYAYLNKNIQYCIKKNKGHLEIMEVHPSRFVAMIRSPPFLETGITGFKHYSTFKISPTVIEERQKFWNELFLKYSERVSDEPELDIFTLKPCRKKFYEEEKTKVETIKQPMCKPLSVVQYWVNTGYLPYKELYVNKDKQLNIELSLTSEECISSSHHKSSSSSVDTAAYILSNMNTTNKVETMAIVEGAKYNSIGSFQKIQDIDIIQNKICEENNGNSNENILETNGSDEQQYSPKICEMSNHVLLQKDKDEEEYTTQAQRNICADVATDMLSGTINRHEKLIRTFHDSINRNSYIEQNLSNTKSPHVNQTYLTEESFKFEDSPTKIGHRKKLYTGRDSPVDLISMKSNNRSTISNSNKNLHPALDFECKLPKKCKISKKRRMSCFFIYNKLMNDSQFSTSNHKKCKWKKSIPKFKTINDNITKNSVIDQHLVKSGTDKYVNRSLSANVFINKQSEFNKSVNRLQKINTKEHKKLEELQSLNPVVCLTRLSKDDIAKYKRSKKIIKSINNLSTIELSGLSNQRRRRLNKMTNMKHLVVRLSRLSEHDIEKYKRLSNVALNLNSKVRLKQLSEIKIQRYTKSTNTMNNFRNLNPVVLLKRLSNFDIQKYKSANNKSTLGRSDSFSKFAQLQNGDKINNLSQLDKLMHMTSMLHAVAVTEDTASDQTTVLLCKCDNMSLGDCSTDNLSIFSKNSSQPHSISVKTHNNHMSQIKEKFHEKGEELNNEICNKKVGMTKTLAKNKIERENDKSQLKLSTNKSNLKNKRDSRKRQFTKLHSKDNSFETNSETSDINKDVRHINDIATSLNKSDVVLERRNECMNKNKRKSHISFSSDEDNEFMKLVHCSEDMQKLKLRQYYKALNEKFNSTVDKLEETRNSIIKFTVSSMNSTSLSNKLFSDSIIKDGRFKKKQENLSPVKNEKCL from the exons ATGATTTTGGATGACTTTAGAATACCAACACGTTATGGGTCGATGAATTCGCCACGAAACGGGGTATACGCCTACCTAAATAAAAACATACAGTACtgcataaaaaaaaacaaaggtcACCTTGAAATTATGGAAGTGCATCCATCTAGATTTGTGGCCATGATAAGATCCCCTCCCTTTCTCGAAACAGG aATCACAGGTTTTAAACATTATTCAACATTTAAAATATCTCCCACTGTCATAGAAGAGAGACAAAAATTTTGGAAtgaattatttcttaaatattcagAAAGA gtATCTGATGAACCTGAGTTGGATATCTTTACATTGAAACCGTGTCGAAAAAAATTCTATGAGGAGGAGAAAACAAAAGTAGAAACGATAAAGCAGCCTATGTGTAAACCATTAAGTGTGGTACAATATTGGGTAAATACAGGTTATCTACCTTATAAAGAACTTTATGTAAATAAAGACAAACAATTGAATATTGAATTGTCTTTGACAAGCGAAGAATGTATAAGTTCATCGCATCATAAGTCTTCTAGTAGTTCTGTTGATACTGCTgcttatattttatcaaatatgaACACAACTAATAAAGTAGAAACAATGGCTATTGTAGAGGGAgcaaaatataattcaataggAAGTTTTCAAAAGATACAGGATAtcgatataatacaaaataaaatatgtgaAGAGAATAACGGAAACAGTAATGAAAATATATTGGAGACTAATGGTAGTGATGAACAGCAATATTCTCCTAAGATTTGTGAAATGTCAAATCATGTGTTATTACAAAAGGATAAGGATGAGGAGGAATATACGACACAAGCACAAAGAAATATATGTGCAGATGTTGCTACAGATATGCTGTCAGGAACAATTAATAGACATGAAAAGCTAATACGTACATTTCATGATAGTATTAATAGAAATTCTTACATTGaacaaaatttatcaaatacaAAATCACCACATGTCAACCAAACTTACTTGACAGAAGAAAGCTTTAAGTTCGAAGATAGTCCCACAAAAATAGGACATCGGAAGAAATTATATACTGGTAGAGATTCACCTGTTGATCTTATTAGCATGAAAAGTAATAACAGAAGTACAATAtctaattcaaataaaaatttacatcCTGCATTAGATTTTGAATGTAAGTTAccaaaaaaatgtaaaattagtAAGAAAAGAAGAATGAGTTGCTTTTTCATATATAATAAACTAATGAATGATAGCCAATTTAGTACTTCTAATCATAAGAAATGTAAATGGAAGAAAAGTATACCAAAATTCAAGACTATAAATGACAACATTACAAAGAATTCAGTGATAGACCAACACTTAGTAAAAAGTGGCActgataaatatgtaaatagatCTCTATCAGctaatgtatttataaataaacaatCCGAATTTAATAAATCCGTAAATCgtttacaaaaaataaatacaaaagaaCATAAGAAATTAGAAGAATTACAAAGTTTGAATCCAGTAGTTTGTTTAACACGATTATCAAAAGATGATATTGCAAAATATAAAAGATCAAAGAAGATAATAAAAAGTATTAACAATTTAAGTACAATTGAATTATCAGGACTTAGTAATCAACGACGTAGACGATTAAATAAAATGACAAATATGAAACACTTAGTTGTTCGTTTATCACGTTTGTCAGAacacgatattgaaaaatataagagGCTAAGTAATGTGGCATTAAACCTAAATTCAAAGGTTCGTTTAAAACAATTATCAGAGATCAAAATTCAAAGGTATACAAAATCTACTAACACTATGaacaattttagaaatttaaatccagtagttttattaaaaagacTGTCAAACTTtgatattcaaaaatataaaagtgcCAATAATAAAAGTACATTAGGTAGAAGTGATTCATTTTCAAAATTCGCCCAATTACAAAATGGTGATAAGATTAATAACCTTTCACAACTTGATAAATTAATGCATATGACTTCTATGTTACATGCTGTTGCAGTAACTGAAGACACAGCTAGCGACCAAACTACTGTTTTGCTTTGTAAGTGTGATAATATGTCACTCGGCGACTGTTCTACAgataatttatctatattttcaaaaaatagtTCTCAACCCCATTCTATTTCTGTAAAAACTCATAATAATCATATGtcacaaataaaagaaaaatttcatgaaaaaggagaagaattaaataacgaaatatgtaataaaaaagtAGGTATGACAAAAACGCttgctaaaaataaaatagaaagagaaaatgATAAAAGTCAATTAAAGCTTAGTACCAATAAAAGCAATCTTAAGAATAAGCGTGATTCGAGAAAAAGACAATTTACAAAGCTACATAGTAAAGATAATTCTTTTGAGACTAATTCGGAAACTTCAGATATAAACAAAGATGTACGTCATATAAATGATATAGCAACATCTTTGAACAAATCAGACGTAGTTCTTGAAAGACGTAATGAATGTATGAATAAGAATAAAAGGAAATCACATATCTCGTTTTCCTCTGACGAAGATAATGAATTTATGAAACTTGTACATTGTTCAGAAGATATGCAAAAATTAAAACTAAGACAATATTATAAAGCattgaatgaaaaattcaataGTACAGTAGATAAATTAGAAGAAACAAggaatagtataataaaatttacagtTTCAAGTATGAATTCAACTAGTTTATCAAATAAGTTATTTTCAGATTCTATAATTAAAGATGGTAGgtttaaaaaaaaacaagaaaatttaAGCCCAGTGAAAAATGAGAAGTGTTTGTAA
- the LOC117159641 gene encoding uncharacterized protein LOC117159641 isoform X2 yields the protein MASKISKKVSSDDSLSLSYNKGVGRITGFKHYSTFKISPTVIEERQKFWNELFLKYSERVSDEPELDIFTLKPCRKKFYEEEKTKVETIKQPMCKPLSVVQYWVNTGYLPYKELYVNKDKQLNIELSLTSEECISSSHHKSSSSSVDTAAYILSNMNTTNKVETMAIVEGAKYNSIGSFQKIQDIDIIQNKICEENNGNSNENILETNGSDEQQYSPKICEMSNHVLLQKDKDEEEYTTQAQRNICADVATDMLSGTINRHEKLIRTFHDSINRNSYIEQNLSNTKSPHVNQTYLTEESFKFEDSPTKIGHRKKLYTGRDSPVDLISMKSNNRSTISNSNKNLHPALDFECKLPKKCKISKKRRMSCFFIYNKLMNDSQFSTSNHKKCKWKKSIPKFKTINDNITKNSVIDQHLVKSGTDKYVNRSLSANVFINKQSEFNKSVNRLQKINTKEHKKLEELQSLNPVVCLTRLSKDDIAKYKRSKKIIKSINNLSTIELSGLSNQRRRRLNKMTNMKHLVVRLSRLSEHDIEKYKRLSNVALNLNSKVRLKQLSEIKIQRYTKSTNTMNNFRNLNPVVLLKRLSNFDIQKYKSANNKSTLGRSDSFSKFAQLQNGDKINNLSQLDKLMHMTSMLHAVAVTEDTASDQTTVLLCKCDNMSLGDCSTDNLSIFSKNSSQPHSISVKTHNNHMSQIKEKFHEKGEELNNEICNKKVGMTKTLAKNKIERENDKSQLKLSTNKSNLKNKRDSRKRQFTKLHSKDNSFETNSETSDINKDVRHINDIATSLNKSDVVLERRNECMNKNKRKSHISFSSDEDNEFMKLVHCSEDMQKLKLRQYYKALNEKFNSTVDKLEETRNSIIKFTVSSMNSTSLSNKLFSDSIIKDGRFKKKQENLSPVKNEKCL from the exons ATGGCaagtaaaataagtaaaaaggTTTCTAGTGACGATTCGCTTTCATTATCTTATAATAAAGGTGTTGGAAG aATCACAGGTTTTAAACATTATTCAACATTTAAAATATCTCCCACTGTCATAGAAGAGAGACAAAAATTTTGGAAtgaattatttcttaaatattcagAAAGA gtATCTGATGAACCTGAGTTGGATATCTTTACATTGAAACCGTGTCGAAAAAAATTCTATGAGGAGGAGAAAACAAAAGTAGAAACGATAAAGCAGCCTATGTGTAAACCATTAAGTGTGGTACAATATTGGGTAAATACAGGTTATCTACCTTATAAAGAACTTTATGTAAATAAAGACAAACAATTGAATATTGAATTGTCTTTGACAAGCGAAGAATGTATAAGTTCATCGCATCATAAGTCTTCTAGTAGTTCTGTTGATACTGCTgcttatattttatcaaatatgaACACAACTAATAAAGTAGAAACAATGGCTATTGTAGAGGGAgcaaaatataattcaataggAAGTTTTCAAAAGATACAGGATAtcgatataatacaaaataaaatatgtgaAGAGAATAACGGAAACAGTAATGAAAATATATTGGAGACTAATGGTAGTGATGAACAGCAATATTCTCCTAAGATTTGTGAAATGTCAAATCATGTGTTATTACAAAAGGATAAGGATGAGGAGGAATATACGACACAAGCACAAAGAAATATATGTGCAGATGTTGCTACAGATATGCTGTCAGGAACAATTAATAGACATGAAAAGCTAATACGTACATTTCATGATAGTATTAATAGAAATTCTTACATTGaacaaaatttatcaaatacaAAATCACCACATGTCAACCAAACTTACTTGACAGAAGAAAGCTTTAAGTTCGAAGATAGTCCCACAAAAATAGGACATCGGAAGAAATTATATACTGGTAGAGATTCACCTGTTGATCTTATTAGCATGAAAAGTAATAACAGAAGTACAATAtctaattcaaataaaaatttacatcCTGCATTAGATTTTGAATGTAAGTTAccaaaaaaatgtaaaattagtAAGAAAAGAAGAATGAGTTGCTTTTTCATATATAATAAACTAATGAATGATAGCCAATTTAGTACTTCTAATCATAAGAAATGTAAATGGAAGAAAAGTATACCAAAATTCAAGACTATAAATGACAACATTACAAAGAATTCAGTGATAGACCAACACTTAGTAAAAAGTGGCActgataaatatgtaaatagatCTCTATCAGctaatgtatttataaataaacaatCCGAATTTAATAAATCCGTAAATCgtttacaaaaaataaatacaaaagaaCATAAGAAATTAGAAGAATTACAAAGTTTGAATCCAGTAGTTTGTTTAACACGATTATCAAAAGATGATATTGCAAAATATAAAAGATCAAAGAAGATAATAAAAAGTATTAACAATTTAAGTACAATTGAATTATCAGGACTTAGTAATCAACGACGTAGACGATTAAATAAAATGACAAATATGAAACACTTAGTTGTTCGTTTATCACGTTTGTCAGAacacgatattgaaaaatataagagGCTAAGTAATGTGGCATTAAACCTAAATTCAAAGGTTCGTTTAAAACAATTATCAGAGATCAAAATTCAAAGGTATACAAAATCTACTAACACTATGaacaattttagaaatttaaatccagtagttttattaaaaagacTGTCAAACTTtgatattcaaaaatataaaagtgcCAATAATAAAAGTACATTAGGTAGAAGTGATTCATTTTCAAAATTCGCCCAATTACAAAATGGTGATAAGATTAATAACCTTTCACAACTTGATAAATTAATGCATATGACTTCTATGTTACATGCTGTTGCAGTAACTGAAGACACAGCTAGCGACCAAACTACTGTTTTGCTTTGTAAGTGTGATAATATGTCACTCGGCGACTGTTCTACAgataatttatctatattttcaaaaaatagtTCTCAACCCCATTCTATTTCTGTAAAAACTCATAATAATCATATGtcacaaataaaagaaaaatttcatgaaaaaggagaagaattaaataacgaaatatgtaataaaaaagtAGGTATGACAAAAACGCttgctaaaaataaaatagaaagagaaaatgATAAAAGTCAATTAAAGCTTAGTACCAATAAAAGCAATCTTAAGAATAAGCGTGATTCGAGAAAAAGACAATTTACAAAGCTACATAGTAAAGATAATTCTTTTGAGACTAATTCGGAAACTTCAGATATAAACAAAGATGTACGTCATATAAATGATATAGCAACATCTTTGAACAAATCAGACGTAGTTCTTGAAAGACGTAATGAATGTATGAATAAGAATAAAAGGAAATCACATATCTCGTTTTCCTCTGACGAAGATAATGAATTTATGAAACTTGTACATTGTTCAGAAGATATGCAAAAATTAAAACTAAGACAATATTATAAAGCattgaatgaaaaattcaataGTACAGTAGATAAATTAGAAGAAACAAggaatagtataataaaatttacagtTTCAAGTATGAATTCAACTAGTTTATCAAATAAGTTATTTTCAGATTCTATAATTAAAGATGGTAGgtttaaaaaaaaacaagaaaatttaAGCCCAGTGAAAAATGAGAAGTGTTTGTAA
- the LOC117159641 gene encoding uncharacterized protein LOC117159641 isoform X3: MCKPLSVVQYWVNTGYLPYKELYVNKDKQLNIELSLTSEECISSSHHKSSSSSVDTAAYILSNMNTTNKVETMAIVEGAKYNSIGSFQKIQDIDIIQNKICEENNGNSNENILETNGSDEQQYSPKICEMSNHVLLQKDKDEEEYTTQAQRNICADVATDMLSGTINRHEKLIRTFHDSINRNSYIEQNLSNTKSPHVNQTYLTEESFKFEDSPTKIGHRKKLYTGRDSPVDLISMKSNNRSTISNSNKNLHPALDFECKLPKKCKISKKRRMSCFFIYNKLMNDSQFSTSNHKKCKWKKSIPKFKTINDNITKNSVIDQHLVKSGTDKYVNRSLSANVFINKQSEFNKSVNRLQKINTKEHKKLEELQSLNPVVCLTRLSKDDIAKYKRSKKIIKSINNLSTIELSGLSNQRRRRLNKMTNMKHLVVRLSRLSEHDIEKYKRLSNVALNLNSKVRLKQLSEIKIQRYTKSTNTMNNFRNLNPVVLLKRLSNFDIQKYKSANNKSTLGRSDSFSKFAQLQNGDKINNLSQLDKLMHMTSMLHAVAVTEDTASDQTTVLLCKCDNMSLGDCSTDNLSIFSKNSSQPHSISVKTHNNHMSQIKEKFHEKGEELNNEICNKKVGMTKTLAKNKIERENDKSQLKLSTNKSNLKNKRDSRKRQFTKLHSKDNSFETNSETSDINKDVRHINDIATSLNKSDVVLERRNECMNKNKRKSHISFSSDEDNEFMKLVHCSEDMQKLKLRQYYKALNEKFNSTVDKLEETRNSIIKFTVSSMNSTSLSNKLFSDSIIKDGRFKKKQENLSPVKNEKCL, translated from the coding sequence ATGTGTAAACCATTAAGTGTGGTACAATATTGGGTAAATACAGGTTATCTACCTTATAAAGAACTTTATGTAAATAAAGACAAACAATTGAATATTGAATTGTCTTTGACAAGCGAAGAATGTATAAGTTCATCGCATCATAAGTCTTCTAGTAGTTCTGTTGATACTGCTgcttatattttatcaaatatgaACACAACTAATAAAGTAGAAACAATGGCTATTGTAGAGGGAgcaaaatataattcaataggAAGTTTTCAAAAGATACAGGATAtcgatataatacaaaataaaatatgtgaAGAGAATAACGGAAACAGTAATGAAAATATATTGGAGACTAATGGTAGTGATGAACAGCAATATTCTCCTAAGATTTGTGAAATGTCAAATCATGTGTTATTACAAAAGGATAAGGATGAGGAGGAATATACGACACAAGCACAAAGAAATATATGTGCAGATGTTGCTACAGATATGCTGTCAGGAACAATTAATAGACATGAAAAGCTAATACGTACATTTCATGATAGTATTAATAGAAATTCTTACATTGaacaaaatttatcaaatacaAAATCACCACATGTCAACCAAACTTACTTGACAGAAGAAAGCTTTAAGTTCGAAGATAGTCCCACAAAAATAGGACATCGGAAGAAATTATATACTGGTAGAGATTCACCTGTTGATCTTATTAGCATGAAAAGTAATAACAGAAGTACAATAtctaattcaaataaaaatttacatcCTGCATTAGATTTTGAATGTAAGTTAccaaaaaaatgtaaaattagtAAGAAAAGAAGAATGAGTTGCTTTTTCATATATAATAAACTAATGAATGATAGCCAATTTAGTACTTCTAATCATAAGAAATGTAAATGGAAGAAAAGTATACCAAAATTCAAGACTATAAATGACAACATTACAAAGAATTCAGTGATAGACCAACACTTAGTAAAAAGTGGCActgataaatatgtaaatagatCTCTATCAGctaatgtatttataaataaacaatCCGAATTTAATAAATCCGTAAATCgtttacaaaaaataaatacaaaagaaCATAAGAAATTAGAAGAATTACAAAGTTTGAATCCAGTAGTTTGTTTAACACGATTATCAAAAGATGATATTGCAAAATATAAAAGATCAAAGAAGATAATAAAAAGTATTAACAATTTAAGTACAATTGAATTATCAGGACTTAGTAATCAACGACGTAGACGATTAAATAAAATGACAAATATGAAACACTTAGTTGTTCGTTTATCACGTTTGTCAGAacacgatattgaaaaatataagagGCTAAGTAATGTGGCATTAAACCTAAATTCAAAGGTTCGTTTAAAACAATTATCAGAGATCAAAATTCAAAGGTATACAAAATCTACTAACACTATGaacaattttagaaatttaaatccagtagttttattaaaaagacTGTCAAACTTtgatattcaaaaatataaaagtgcCAATAATAAAAGTACATTAGGTAGAAGTGATTCATTTTCAAAATTCGCCCAATTACAAAATGGTGATAAGATTAATAACCTTTCACAACTTGATAAATTAATGCATATGACTTCTATGTTACATGCTGTTGCAGTAACTGAAGACACAGCTAGCGACCAAACTACTGTTTTGCTTTGTAAGTGTGATAATATGTCACTCGGCGACTGTTCTACAgataatttatctatattttcaaaaaatagtTCTCAACCCCATTCTATTTCTGTAAAAACTCATAATAATCATATGtcacaaataaaagaaaaatttcatgaaaaaggagaagaattaaataacgaaatatgtaataaaaaagtAGGTATGACAAAAACGCttgctaaaaataaaatagaaagagaaaatgATAAAAGTCAATTAAAGCTTAGTACCAATAAAAGCAATCTTAAGAATAAGCGTGATTCGAGAAAAAGACAATTTACAAAGCTACATAGTAAAGATAATTCTTTTGAGACTAATTCGGAAACTTCAGATATAAACAAAGATGTACGTCATATAAATGATATAGCAACATCTTTGAACAAATCAGACGTAGTTCTTGAAAGACGTAATGAATGTATGAATAAGAATAAAAGGAAATCACATATCTCGTTTTCCTCTGACGAAGATAATGAATTTATGAAACTTGTACATTGTTCAGAAGATATGCAAAAATTAAAACTAAGACAATATTATAAAGCattgaatgaaaaattcaataGTACAGTAGATAAATTAGAAGAAACAAggaatagtataataaaatttacagtTTCAAGTATGAATTCAACTAGTTTATCAAATAAGTTATTTTCAGATTCTATAATTAAAGATGGTAGgtttaaaaaaaaacaagaaaatttaAGCCCAGTGAAAAATGAGAAGTGTTTGTAA